One genomic region from Evansella sp. LMS18 encodes:
- a CDS encoding sigma factor G inhibitor Gin, which produces MKGILPVKEQESLQECLICEQEKENGIYLLNYFICRSCEKDIVNTEADDRGYKYYLDRLKKVRNTLLEIKENKVH; this is translated from the coding sequence ATGAAGGGTATATTGCCTGTAAAAGAGCAAGAGAGTTTACAAGAGTGCTTGATTTGTGAGCAGGAAAAGGAAAATGGTATTTATTTGTTAAACTATTTTATTTGCAGAAGCTGTGAAAAGGACATTGTAAACACGGAAGCGGATGATCGGGGATATAAGTATTATCTCGATAGGCTTAAGAAGGTCAGGAATACCTTATTGGAGATAAAGGAGAACAAGGTTCATTAA
- a CDS encoding aminotransferase class I/II-fold pyridoxal phosphate-dependent enzyme yields the protein MNQKYTPLFNQLVAHIERNPVSFHVPGHKNGTVFPAKASHWYEKILQLDQTEISGLDDLHQAEGVIKGAQQLAAELYNVKHSFFLIGGSTAGNLAMIMSQLTEGDTLLLQRNCHQSVFHAVELSGARPVYLQPETDEKTGLSLGINKETLRKAIKKYPEAKAVFLTTPTYEGYVQPLDEHINMAHEAGMVVMADEAHGAHLIFNHEEWPQSALASGADIVVQSAHKMLPAMTMTAFLHVKDDRRIEVDRLRNYLKMLQSSSPSYPLMASLDLARAHLAEMKDVNNNNLTDKLVAFKKEFTEGDGWARAPLRINNYLQDPLKLVFIAGDAQMPEKWRQRLEMNGAYPELVSPSHLLLTLPLTADKLPFKQWSRLIKTSLEGSVEPGREPFNEYRMKEDISDPVCSPKEADRFPCSYIPLRSSAGKIAGETITPYPPGVPLLIRGERITEEQFRKLEWLKENNTYFQTGEEWISKGIKVLNMQTDEENGM from the coding sequence ATGAATCAGAAATATACACCGCTGTTTAATCAGTTAGTAGCGCATATAGAGCGGAACCCGGTATCCTTTCATGTGCCAGGGCATAAAAACGGAACAGTATTTCCGGCTAAAGCCTCACATTGGTATGAAAAGATACTGCAACTTGACCAGACCGAGATAAGCGGACTCGATGATCTCCATCAGGCAGAGGGTGTTATTAAGGGTGCTCAGCAGCTTGCGGCAGAGCTCTATAATGTAAAACATAGTTTTTTCCTGATTGGCGGTTCCACTGCAGGCAACCTTGCGATGATCATGAGCCAGCTGACAGAGGGAGACACTCTGCTTTTGCAGAGAAACTGCCATCAGTCTGTTTTTCATGCAGTAGAACTTTCAGGAGCCCGGCCGGTCTATCTCCAGCCGGAGACAGATGAAAAAACCGGCCTGTCACTGGGAATAAATAAAGAAACGCTCAGAAAAGCAATAAAGAAGTATCCGGAGGCAAAGGCGGTTTTTTTAACTACACCTACATATGAGGGCTATGTCCAGCCTCTGGATGAACATATAAATATGGCGCATGAAGCCGGAATGGTTGTAATGGCTGATGAGGCACACGGGGCTCATTTAATTTTTAACCATGAGGAATGGCCACAATCTGCCCTTGCATCTGGTGCAGATATTGTTGTACAGTCAGCCCATAAAATGCTTCCTGCGATGACCATGACTGCTTTTTTACATGTAAAGGATGACAGAAGAATAGAAGTGGACAGGCTGCGTAATTATTTAAAAATGCTGCAGTCCAGCAGTCCTTCTTATCCTCTGATGGCGTCCCTTGACTTAGCCAGGGCACATTTGGCGGAGATGAAAGACGTAAACAACAATAATCTGACGGATAAATTAGTGGCGTTCAAAAAGGAATTTACTGAAGGAGATGGATGGGCAAGAGCACCTCTGAGAATAAATAATTACCTGCAGGATCCACTGAAACTCGTATTCATTGCAGGCGACGCTCAGATGCCGGAAAAGTGGAGACAGAGGCTGGAAATGAACGGAGCTTATCCCGAGCTTGTTTCACCCAGTCACCTTTTATTGACTTTGCCTTTAACAGCGGATAAGTTACCCTTTAAACAATGGAGCAGATTGATTAAAACAAGTCTGGAGGGAAGCGTGGAGCCGGGAAGGGAACCATTCAATGAGTACAGGATGAAAGAGGATATATCTGACCCCGTCTGTTCACCTAAAGAAGCAGACAGGTTTCCCTGTAGTTACATTCCATTGAGAAGTTCTGCAGGAAAGATAGCAGGAGAAACGATAACCCCATACCCTCCTGGCGTTCCGTTATTAATAAGAGGAGAAAGAATAACAGAGGAACAATTCAGGAAGTTAGAATGGCTGAAAGAAAATAATACCTATTTCCAAACAGGGGAAGAATGGATATCCAAAGGGATAAAGGTACTGAATATGCAGACAGATGAGGAGAATGGCATGTGA
- the tmk gene encoding dTMP kinase, producing MNGLFITFEGGEGAGKTTVLQIVKEQLEERGLKVIATREPGGSVIAEKIREIILNPEHTEMDARTEALLYAAARRQHLVEKIVPYLEDGYVILCDRFIDSSLVYQGEAREIGIEEVLNINLFATEGLMPEMTLYFDIEPEAGLARIHSHQGREVNRLDQETISFHEMVREAYRKLAAREPERIHLLDASRPLDAVVKEAGDKIESILQNQEKR from the coding sequence GTGAACGGTTTATTTATAACATTTGAGGGCGGTGAAGGGGCAGGAAAAACAACGGTCCTTCAAATAGTAAAAGAGCAGCTGGAAGAAAGAGGCCTGAAGGTGATTGCTACCAGAGAACCTGGGGGAAGTGTAATTGCCGAGAAAATCAGGGAGATCATTTTAAATCCGGAACATACTGAAATGGACGCCCGCACGGAAGCGCTTCTTTATGCAGCAGCCAGGAGACAGCATCTCGTTGAAAAAATAGTTCCATACTTAGAGGATGGGTATGTAATACTTTGCGACAGATTTATCGACAGCAGTCTGGTTTATCAGGGAGAAGCAAGGGAGATAGGCATTGAAGAGGTGCTGAACATCAACTTATTTGCAACCGAAGGATTAATGCCAGAGATGACTTTATATTTCGATATTGAGCCTGAAGCCGGGCTGGCGCGAATCCATTCTCACCAGGGGAGGGAAGTCAACCGGCTTGACCAGGAAACAATTAGTTTTCATGAAATGGTTCGAGAGGCATACAGGAAGCTTGCAGCAAGGGAACCGGAAAGAATTCATCTGTTAGATGCGTCCCGGCCGCTTGATGCTGTAGTCAAAGAAGCCGGCGATAAAATAGAGAGTATACTGCAAAATCAGGAAAAGCGTTAA
- a CDS encoding cyclic-di-AMP receptor, giving the protein MKLIMAVVQDKDSNRLSDALVENDFRATKLASTGGFLKAGNTTFMIGTEDKNVEKVLTIIKDNCKSREQLVAPISPMGGNADSYVPYPVEVQVGGATVFVLPVEQFEKF; this is encoded by the coding sequence ATGAAATTAATTATGGCAGTTGTTCAGGATAAAGACAGCAACAGGTTGTCCGACGCACTAGTGGAAAATGACTTCCGTGCAACGAAGCTTGCGAGCACAGGAGGCTTTTTGAAGGCAGGCAATACTACGTTCATGATCGGTACAGAGGATAAAAACGTGGAAAAAGTCCTGACGATAATTAAGGATAACTGTAAATCCAGAGAACAGCTTGTAGCACCAATCTCTCCAATGGGAGGCAACGCGGACTCCTATGTGCCGTATCCAGTAGAAGTTCAGGTAGGAGGAGCGACTGTATTTGTTCTTCCTGTAGAGCAATTCGAAAAGTTTTAA